From the Papaver somniferum cultivar HN1 chromosome 2, ASM357369v1, whole genome shotgun sequence genome, the window CTGCCAGAAAGTTTTATTCTTGAGCATACTTTTTCTATCCAAAATCAAGTTATAAATTCTCCAATCCGTGTTGAAATTTTCGCGCTTTGCTGCATCAGCTACTAATTGTGAGTCTAGTTCAAATATCACCTTATCAAGCTTCATATCCTCTGCCCATTGTAGTGCCTCCCATAATCCATTGGATTCCACTTGTTCTGGACTCAACGTTGTTTCTAAGAAGATGCATTTGGAGCCCCTGTGAGTACCTGCAAAATCACGAAGAATTAGTCCAATTCCTCCCATTTTAGTAGAATAGCTAAAAGAACCATCAACATTAATCTTGTAAGTGCCTATAACAGGCGGATTCCAGTGCAAATTTATCCTTCTCTGTCTGACAGTATTAGTGACAATAGTGACTTTTTCTGGTTTTAGCAGTTCTATTTCTAACGTGCTCTTCATAATAATTGAATTTGGAGTGATCTTCCAGCCCTTAAAGACACTATCACATCTTGCATTCCAAATGCACCAAGCTGTAATTGCTATTTTGCATAGATGTTCTTCTTGGATTTGATGAACTTTCAGTCTTTCAAACCATTCACAAAACCAATCTACCAGGTTTATATCATCTTGAATATGAAGACCTAGAACAACAAACCATACTGCTTTTGAGAGGTTGCAGTGAAAAATACAATAAGAAGAAGTCTCCAATGTCTATGAACATAGAGGACAACCATAATCTCCATTTTCAATAACATAGACCAGCTTATTTCTGGTTTGCAGAATATCTTTAAGACACTTCCAAATGAATGTGATATTCTAGGTAGCACGGGTAACTTCCGGAGCTTTTTGAAGATATATTGCATTCTTTGACCAACAGACTTATTTGCATTTTGATCTTCAAACATTTTTCTATAAGCTGATTTTACTGAGAAATCCCCATTTTTCTCCAGTGTCCAAACCATTCTATCTGCATGATgaacatgaactgaaatattcATAATTAGTCTTGCAACTGGTTCTTCAAAAAGAGATAGAATAATACACTGATTCCACCTTCCAGTTTATGAGAATAACTGATAAACATAAGTGTATTCTTGATAATTAAGGCATCCATGTTTTGGAGAAGGAGGGGTTAATAAGTCAGGGATCCATCTATAGCTCCAGATTAAGATAGTTTGTCCATTATCAATGCTCCAGCAACTGTTGTTTTTAATGAATGAGAGTTCTGAGATGATACTTTTCCAGGACCAAGTAGAACTGGAATTATCTTTGATGTCAAAAATCTTTCCATCTGGGAAGTATTTATCCTTGAGAGATTGAGCACATATAGAAGTATTATCTGTGCACAATCTCCATGAAAATTTTGCTAGTAATGTTCTATTGAATAACTTGAGATCTCTAAACCCAAGACCTCCTTCTTCTTTTGGATTGTTTACATTTGACCAAGAAATTGGTGGCTTCCCTTTAttagtctttttttttctccaaaagtTTTGCTGAATACGGTTCATATTTTTAATAGTAACATCTGGTAACTTGAAACTCAACATGTGATAAACTAGGATGGCATTTGTAACATTTCCCACCATTACAGACCTTCCTGCTTCAGACATATTTATAGAACACCATTTTGTCATTCTAGTTTCATTTTTTCAGCAAGATTAGAGAAAGGAATTCTCTTGTTTCTTCCCACAAAGAATGGCAAACCTAGATACTTTTCATCACTAATGCTGAGTTGTCTAACTTGAAGAATACCACTGATAAGTTGGCAACAAGAAGGATTTGTATTTTACTGAAGTATACTGCAGACTTGTGAAAGTTAATCATTTGGCCTGAGCAAACACTGAACTCTTCAATAACTTGaagcaatttatttattttttgagaatGTTTATCCTTGCAAAATAGAAggcaatcatcagcaaacaatAAATGGTTTATTTTTGGTGCTGATCTTGAAATTTTCATACCTGTGAGTTGCTTTTTTTGTTCATAATGATTCAGCTGCCTTGAAAAAGCTTCCATGACCAAGATGAAGAGATATGGAGAAAGAGAATCTCCTTGTCTGATTCCTCTTGTGGGattgaatgaagaagaaggagagccATTGATCATGATTTTTATGGAGGTAGTACTAATACATTGTAACACAAGATGACAAAATTTTTCACATAAACCAAATCTTCTTAGAACTTCCATTAAGAAACTTCATTCCAGTCTATCAAATGCTTTAGGCATGTCCATTTTGAGAGCAAGATGGCATGTTCTTCCATTCTTTTTCTTCATGGCTTTAAGCAGTTCTTGAACCAAGCATATATTCTCAGAAATTAGTCATCCAGGTACATAAGCTGATTGCATAGGAGAAATAATATCTACCATATGTTTTTTAAGTCTGAGAGCAATTATTTTTGAGATCAGTTTGTATGTTGTATTACATAAAGCTATTGGCCTGAAATCTTCAGGTTTATGAGCTCCAGATATCTTTGGGATTAATGAGATTCTAgtgttgctgatcttcttgaGTAAATAGCCTGAACTGAAAAAAGCTCTAACCATCTTACAAACATCACCTCCTACTAAATGCCATTGAGATTGATAGAATCCTGGTGGGAATCCATTTGGACCTGGAGATGTCCAATGTTGCATTGTCATAAGAGCTTTATGGATTTCATCATCTTCTGGAAttttaataagtttttcattgTTGTGATCTGTAATGCATACAGGAATGAACTGAATAAAATGAGATGGATCAGCTGGATGAGAAGTAGATCCAATCTTTTTGAAGTAACAAACTAAGATATTTTCAATAGTATTCCTATCTTGGCACCAAGCACCATATGGAGTTTGAATAGAATCTTCCTTATTTCTTACTCTTCTATAATTAGTTTTTATATGTAAATATCTAGAATTCCTGTCCATGTCATTATAAAAATAATCTCTAGACTTTTGCATATTAGAACTAGCTTGTATCTCATTAAGACTGTCTATTTCTATTTCCAATTTCATCACTTCATCAGTGTTGTTACCCTGAATATCACTTGCTTGCAGTTTTGAaagattttcttgtagttgtgaaatcctTGACTGAATATCACCAAAAGTTGTTTTGCTCCATTGAGAAAGAAAATATCTTGTATTAGAGAGCATATCATATAAAAGATAAGCTACATGACCTGAGAGATTAGTTTTCCAAGAATTCATTATTTCATTTTTGCAAGTATCATTTTGTAACCAATGCTCAAAAATTTTCCAATACTTACCTGTTGTATTAGACTTATTATATAAAGACAGAAAAATAGGAGCATGGTCAGACCCTTTTCAAGGAAGATGTATAAGTCTAGAATCAGGATAATTAAGAAACCAAACACTTTTTTACTAGAGCTCTATCTAGTCTAGATTTTGTTTTTCCTGTACCATGACTATTACTAGTCCAAGTAAAGGGATTTCCATTATATCCCAAATCATTCAGGTCTGAGACTTTGATATAATCTAACACTTCAGAGGTTGTAGGATCAATATTTGTATTTCTTTCATGAGGATTCATTGTAATATTCAAGTCACCTATAAGGACCCAGGGAATCTTAACATAAGAACTTAAATCCTTAATGTATTTCCATTGGCTAGGCTGATCATTTTTGTAAGAGGTACCATAAACACATGAAAGAAACCATTCACCTCTACTGGGATCATTTTTAACTAAGGCATGAAACATATTACTAGAGGAGTTTAAGATTTCTAAAGAGAAACCATCCTTCCAAAGAAGAATAATGCCTCCAGCTTGACCAAGGTAAGGAACAAAACATTTGTTTGGCATTTTAAGAAAACTAGTTAGATTAAGGATTCTATcatcatttatttttgtttcacaCAAAAAAAATAATGGCAGGACAGTGGGTATTGTGCatatgaagcaagtgatctttagTATCTTTTCCAAGAATGCCCTGACAGTTCCAACTAATTATTTTCATGGTGGAATAGAGTCTTTTAATTCTAAACTTGATACTCAAGTTAACAAAAGGGTTGTGTACGAACGTAAAACATGCAGATTGACAATTTGCTGAAAAATAATAAATCCTAAGCGTGGGAAAACTATTAATACCATAAATTAAATTTTCACTGTAATAAATAAAGGGAAAGGATTTAAGGAAAATTACCAGGTTGTTTGAGGACTCATTCATCTCATGGAGGTTCTTCCCTGCTCTTGTATCCCCTTCTTCAAAGAGCTCATGGTCCGTATCATCTGTGACATTGGAAGATTGTAGTTTCCTAGTATTATTGTACTGAACTAGTACAAGGATGAATGAGTTACTTGGTAGCAAGCTACCTTCTCTTTGAAATCAGGGCCTAGTTTATCTTCCAAAGGAAAATAGGGTTTGTCATTCATTGAGTTTTCATTCTTACAcaatcattggttatttaattgcCCACTCCTGGTTGACAAAAACAACGACCAGGATTACTTCAATCTTTCACAGAACTCAAGGAAACAATCTAACCCTATTCTTAATCAATTACACAAGCCCAACAGTAAAAAGTATAAGAATTGATAATAGTCTATGTCGCCCATTGCACTGGCCCAATACTTTGAGTAAGTACATGACATTGCCTCCCCCATTTtagcatccttgtcctcaaggttgAAGTTTGGGAATTGAGCTTGTATATGTGTTGAATCCTCCCAAGTTGCATCTTCAGGAGGGGAGTTAGACCACTGAATCAAGACTTGAGGAATGGACAAGCCACCGCAGAGTGTAAGCCTGCGCTATAAGAGAGCTACTGGTTCAATAACAAAATGTCCATTATGATCAACAAGTGGTAGTTGAGGAAAAGTAGTTACAGTAAGACCAATCTTCTTTTTAAACTGTGAAACATGAAATATAGGGTGAATGCGAGAACCCACTAGCAGTTTTAACTTGTAAGCAACAGCACCAATGCGCTGAAGAATCTCAAATGGCCCAAAATATTTAGAAGAAAGCTTGAAGTTCTTCCGAATAGCAACTAAAGTCTGCCTATAAGGTTGAAGCTTCAGAAACACCATGTCACCCACTGCAAATTCCTTGTCTGAGCGTTTCTGATATGCGAAGAACTTCATCCTGCTCTGTGCTTTATAAATATCATGTTTGAGTAGTTGTAGTATAAGATATCTTTCCTGCAAGTAATCTTCAACAGTTTCCAAAGAAGTAGGAGTTAGAATTGGAAATACCAAGTGAGGAGGTTGGTACCCATAAAGTGCCAGAAATGGAGACATTTTGAGGCATGTATGATAATTGGTGTTAAACCAATATTCTGCTAAATCCAGTCATTGAACCCACTGTTTAGGATGTGAACTTGTCATACATCTTAAATACTGCTCTACACAGGCATTTGTCCTTTCAGTTTGACCATCGGTTTGAGGATGGTAAGTTGAACTCAGTTTTAGGGTAGTACCTAATGATTTAAACAGAGCCTGCCAAAACTGACTGATGAAAATTTTATCTCTATCACTGATAATAGTGTTGGGTAACCCATGGAGTTTAAATATATTGGATAGAAATTCTTTGGCAACTGTTATAGCAGTAAAAGGATGGCTGAGTGGAATAAAATGGCTATATTTAGTTAGGCGATCTACGACTACGAGGATGACATTTTTTTGATAAGACATAGGCAAACCTTCAATGAAGTCCAAAGAGATGTCCTTCCAAGCAGTGTCAGGTATTGGAAGTGGTTGTAGAAGTCCTTCAGGAAATGATTGGTCACCTTTGTTGCGTTGGGAGATGTCGCAAGTCGAGACAAACTGGATGATGTCAGTCTTCATCTTTGGTCAAAAGAAGTGTGCCTTAGCTCTGTTATAGGTACAAACAATGCCAGAATGTCCTCCCACAGCAGAAGAGTGGACTGAATGTAATATAGAAGATCTAATGGCATTACTTGAACCTATGTACAACTTCCCTTTGAACTTCAAGATACCATGTTGGTAAGTATAATGCTGAAAAGTTAGAGAAACAAGAAGTTGGGAAATTAGGTGTCGGGCCACCGCATCTGAATCATAGCTGGATATAATATCACTAGTCCATTGAGGTTGGAATGATGAAATTGTAGAAAAAGAAGCATGTGGTAATCTGGAGAGTGCATCAGCAACCAGATTGTCCTTGCCTTTCTTATAGTGAATGATATAATCGAAACCCATGAGCTTGACTAGCCATTTTTGTTGTAATACTGAAGAAAGTTTCTGGTCCATTAGGTACTTCAAGCTTTGGTGGTCTGTGTTGATCACAAATTGATTATGACCCAAATAATACTTCCAATTCTGAACTGCCATTAAAATATCCAAGAACTCCTTTTCATATGTTGATAAGGCCAAGGATTTTGGGCCTAAGGGCTTACTGAAAAATGTTATGGGTTTGTTGTCTTGTAGAAGTACTGCACCAACACCCTTTGAGCATGCATCAGTTTCCAATGTGAATGGCTTGTTGAAATCATGCAAATCTAAAACTGGGGCTTgagtcattgttgttttgatagaggAGAATGTTGTGGTGGCTTCATCAGTCCATAAAAATGAGTTTTTCTTTAACAGATCTGTTATAGGTTTGTAAATATTTCCATACCCCTTAATGAACTTACGATAATAACCAGTCAGGCCTAAAAAACCTCGTAACGGCTTCAAGGTTTGTGGTTGAGGACAACTAATCATAGCAGCAACCTTGTCAGGATCTGCATCTACACCATTGCCTGTGATTAAGTGTCCCAGGTACTCAAGTTGAGGCTGAGCAAAAGTGCACTTGGAGAATTTAGCATACAGGGAATGTTGGCGTAGTAAAGAAAAAACCACATGAAGGTGTTTCAGATGATCTGCAAGAGATGAACTGTATACAAGGATATCGTCAAAAAATACGAGAACAAACTTATAAATAAATGGTTTAAGAACCTCATTCATCGATGCCTGAAATTTTGCAGGTGCATTCTTAAGGCCGAAGGGCATTACACGAAACTCATATTGGCCTTGATGAGTGCGGAAAGCCGTCTTGTGAATGTCCGGTGGGTAAATCAAAATCTGGTGATAGCCTGACAGTAAATCGATCTTTGTAAAGATAATTGCATCATTCAACTCATCCAACAACTCTTCGATTAAAGGAATAAGAAACTTGTCCTTCACAGTCATGTCATTGAGTTTGCGATAATCCACACAGAATCGCCACGTTCCATCCTTCTTTTTGACTAGAGGAATTGGGAAAGCAAAAGGTCTATGGCTCTTTTGAATCAACCCTGCAGATAAAATTTCTTGGATAAGCTGTTCCATTACATCTTTATGAATAAAGGGACATTTATATGGTCTTTGTGAAGTAGGTGCTGAATTAGGTTTAAGTGGAATCTTATGATCTAGTGGACGGGAAGGTGGCAGTTGGGTGGGTTTTGAAAAGACATTAGCAAATGAATCTAGTAAGGTTGAAACTTCATTAGGAAATTGTTGCACAGGAGTAGCATGAACATGAAAAAATTGGCCAATTAGGGCAGGGGCTTTACTCTTGAAGAATTTCTTAAGAGTAGTAGCACTGATAAGACTAAGAGAGGGCTTAGAAGAGCTCCCAGTTAATGTAATTGGATACCCGTGATGTATAAAAGAAATTTTAAGTTGAGAAAAGTTGAAAGTTACATCACCTAGTTGTCGTAACCAATCTGCGCCAAGCACCATGTCACAACCACCGAGAGGAAGAGCTCGTAAGTCAGCAGAGAATTTGTAACCCTGCATTTCCCATTGAAGGCCTCGACATATACCTTTGTTGATGGTGTTATCTCCATTGGCAACAGTAACGATCATATGACCTGTAGGGGATACGTGGAGACCAAGCTTATCTGTAATTTTAGAATCGATGAAATTATGCGTACTTCCTGTGTCAATCAGCACCATAATATGCTGATTAGTGAGAAGTCCTGCAATATGAATAGTGTCATGAACAGTAGCGCATGTCAGGGCATGTAAAGAAATTTCCATGGTTGTAGCTGAAATAGAAGGGGAATCCGTCATATGCTCATCAGGTGATGATAATTCACTCTGGTCACTGAGTTCCTCTTCATTAGCAACAAGCATAAATAACTGTTGGGTTTTGCAAATATGGCCATTCTTGTAGAACTCATCACAGTTATAGCAGAGATCCTTATCTCTGTGAATTTTCATTTGCTGAGGGGTAAGCTTTTTAATAGGTGGAAGTGGGTGGTCAGTTTTGTAGGTGTAGGTGGGTGAGTAATGAAAGGGGTTGAAGAAGTAGAAGGTTTATTCATATTATGAGAGGGAGAAAATAATGGTTTGGTTGTGGATGAATTCTGTGGAATAGAGATAGGTGAAGGAATGAATGTCCTAGAAGGGTACTTGAGTTGATTTGGAGAGTTAACAAGAGAAGCCTGTTGCATTCTAACTAAGTAAAAAGCACGAGAAGTATCTTCTGGCTTAAACATTTGAACTGTAGTGCGGATTTCATCCTTCAAACCACTAATAAAACTCATAGTATAGAAAGATTCAGGAAGTGTTGGATTATTAGCTACCATAAATGCTTTAAAGTGCTCAAATCTATCATAATAATCTTCAACTGTAGTAGTCTGAGATAAATTGTTAAAACTACCAACATAATTTTCATATGCAACGTCCTCAAATCTAACACACAGATCATGAACACATGTATCCCAAGACATTTTATGCTTACCCTATTGATAATTTAAGAACCATGGATCTACTTTGGAATCAAAATGGATTGCAGCCATATCAACTCGGTCTGACTCGGCAAAATTATGAAAAGCAAAATAGCGTTCACATTTTTGAGCCCAACCCCTTGGATTACTTCCATCAAATCGTGGAAAATCAACCTTGGGATTTCTAGAAAACTTACTAGTATGGATCAACTCACGATTTCCATCAGATCCTTTTGATGAATCTTGATGAGAACCATGATCTATTGTTTCATCAGATTAGAACTCAGGAGGTAGCAGAAGTTGTAAGGTTTTGAAGATGCGATCAAAATTGGCGTTCGTTCTAGCCTCAGTAGCAGTACGAGCAGCTGATTCTGCAGAAAGAACCTTCAATTGATCACGAATTTCTTGGATTGCAGTTGAGTTTTCCTGAAAAATTGTATGAAAACTATTAGTAGTATGTTTCTCACTGATTGTCAAGATTGAGGTCCCATAATAGAAGTCTGATACCAATTGCACTGAACTAGTACAAGGATGAATGAATTACTTGGTAGCAAGCTACCTTCTCTCTGAAATCAGATCCTAGTTTATCTTCCAAAGGAAAATATGGTTTTTCATTCATTGAGTTTTCATTCTTACAcaatcattggttatttaatttCCCACTCCTGGTTGACAAAAACAACGAACATGATTACATCAATCTTTCACAGAACTCAAGGAAACAATCTAACCCTATTCTTAATCAATTACACAAGCCCAACAGTAAAAAGTCTAAGAATTGATAATAGTCTCTGCAGCCCATTACACCGACCCAATACTCCGAGTAAGTACATGACAATTACTTTCCACGATATATTCAGTAGAGTCCTCAGTTCTAGATCTCTTACTGTTCCTTATTTCCCCCTCTTCAAGCTGAGCATCTTTTATAGCCTCTTCCTCCATTTTCTTGCGACTAGCCTCACAAATTATCTCCAACAGAAGATCAATATCTTCACAGATCTCCACTCAATAAGAAACAGCAAGTTCATGAATATAGTTAATATATTGATCATGAGTAAACCTTCTAATCATCAGATCATGTGTTATATTAGGACATTCCTCTTCATTGTGATCAATGACAAAACAGTTAGGGCAAAGGTTGTGTGGTTGCCTTTCCCAGTGAAATATGATCCATGTAACACCTCCAGCAGCAGTGTTCGACCAACCTCCTAGTGAAGTGGTTTTGTTAGATAGATTTTGATCCTAGCATTGATAGTTTTACCAAAAGATGGCCTGCAATCCTCAGGTACCGTAGAAATTTTCTCTCATAATTCTTCAATAGATTCATTCACCACTTCAAGAGAGTGATGTTCAGGTAAAAGGTTTTTATGAAGATCTCATTCTTGATATTTAAAAACCAAGTTTTTGACTGGAATGGCAGCATCATATTTCTGTAAGTTTAAATGACTTTTGTTCACATTCCAAGGGCCCTTTTTGAGTATGTCATTCATAACTTCTATTGTGACAAACTTGAATAATAAAATATTCCCATCAATAGCACAAACTTCCTTGACTCTGAAGCGATTCCATAGAACGATAACTCATTTCCTTACTGTGTCTGTCtcaacagggtcttttcagaagACCTTACCAACCAAAGTAGTACCCCATTCATCTGTAGTTTTGATGATAGCTGACTTAGTACCAACTGTTCATCTTAGATTTCTTGAACCAATATCACGTATTTGTGTGTTTTTCACTTTCCAGTGATTGATGAGATTTaagaattcgaagaagaagaagccattttTCTTTGGGTGTTTGAGATAGGGTTTAGAGGTAAACTGTGTTGCATCTCTTCAACAGGATAAATACATCTAATATAACTAAAATTAGTTATTATCAGATAATTTTGTTTCCCTAGATAAGCTGAAGAAAATATCCTTGAGTGAATGGAATATTGCATAGGTGTATCAGAATTAAAGTTTAAGGGCGTAAATTTCGGCTTATGACTTGGTAAGTAACAGTTACGTAGTTTCATAGGGGGAAAGTTTgagattttgaattttgaattttctggATCCAAGAAAAGTTGCTGAATCGGAACTTGAATCGTTGAATCCTTGAAATTTTTGTTCAAATCATAAACATAATATAGAAAGTAATACAGGTACATATTATAAAGATCCATCTTTGGCAAAACTGCATCATACTGTGTTGCGGATATTTGACTCGTTGATCTACATTGTAGTAGAAGAAGGAGGATAACTGAGACTGGAATCCAAAAATGGAAGCcctccatgatttgatgaaataaGAGGCCCTGCACAATTTAGTAATCCAATAGAAGAGATAATTCagataaaagagaaaaaaaacatatGAGAAAATAGTttaaaaattttgaagaaaaaactaaaaaaacaaattctgagagatgaaaagaaaaactaaaaaaggtTGTTAAACTACTAGATATCAAAGTTTAATCATGATTGGGGTAAACTTCATCAGGAAAACAGTAAAGATTTTGgagaaagaagagagaaaagatttcactgagttaactcagttttcGCCCGATTTGCAGAGCTGCTCGTTTTGAAGTTTGGCTTTGTTACTTCGATTCTTAATTAGCCCGTTTCCGTGAGTTCACGGACCTACTCTTGAAAGTTTCAATGGGAATTTTTATCTTTTGAGATCGCGAATCTATCACGGTGAGTTTACGAACGTATAGAATAAAAACTTTTCCCGAGCTATATTGTCATTTAAGTTCGCAAATCGATATAGGTGAATCCTCGAACCTAGTACAATAGAATTCTTCTATGACTTGAAAGCACTTGATAAAGAAACTTTACACGCTCTAAGAGGAAGGAGTTTATTAAAGATAATGGTGGTGACTCGAAAATGTAAGGAATATAATACTTCATTACATGTAATCTTCTGCTTGGGTATTAAAAGCCAGGTGTGTTCGTTTTTGGGTATTTTGATAAAATACCCCTGTTTTTGATACTCATAAAATTAAtgcccccgtttttttcaaactttttaaaaTGCCCTTACCGTTTACTTTCACTCCTTGGGCCCACATAATTGAGTCAATGGTCGTTTACCTAGTCAAAAAATCGGGTCAAATTACCATAAACCCATCACTTATCCTAAAAGAGTGAGAGACATCGTTTTCGCTGAactctttcttcctctcttctgTTTCAGAAAAGCGAAAAATTTggtgattcaattgaatcgatagGTTAGTTAAATCGATAGATGTTTCTGGTTTGATTGAtcagtttattgaagattaaagtgaATGGTTTCATCGATGGCGACGACTGGAAAGGAAAAGGTGATGTCAAGGTAAgagattttgaaaccctaagttttgattttgttagatCTGTACTTGCATGATGTAATCAAATGATTTGGAAGCTTTTTCGATCAATATAAAgtgaaaccctaactttatttTTTGAAACCCTCACTTTTCATCATTGTTTatctgtttcttttgttttgtctgTGAAAAATAAAGGGAATCAAATGTTTTTCTTCCTTTTGTTTTTGTCTGTCACTTGAACTTGAAAAAACACGATGATGTGAAGAATCTGCACTTGAATATGATGAAACACTTTTATAAaagcaaagaaataaaaataataatcccCATAAAAAATTGAATTGTTTAATTTTGTTTGAATTTTTGTATGTATTTGGTATGTATTTGTATGAGTGGCTTATCCTAATATATTTGTATTTCTGTATATTTCAGTGGCAACATTGATAAGGGAAAAACCAAGTTTAGAGATGTAAGTTGTTACTGCATTGACCGTAAGATTCAATTTGCTTTCAAGCAGTTACAAAGAGATAAGATGAATCTGAGACAATTTCAGCAAATGGTTTACAGGAAGTTATGTTTGGAAGATATAAATGGAGTGGTTTTAGTATGGTTGTCAGAACATGGAATTAGTACTTTTTAAATCACGTATTACATATGAAATGAAGCATGTTTACATGTTAAAACATTTTCCTAATTTTGTAACTAAATCAATCATTTGTTGTGTAGAATCTCTAACTCTCTCCTTTGCAGCAATGAAGATAGCATCTAAAGCCCATCTAAAAGCATCACATTTTTGG encodes:
- the LOC113352468 gene encoding uncharacterized protein LOC113352468; translated protein: MSPFLALYGYQPPHLVFPILTPTSLETVEDYLQERYLILQLLKHDIYKAQSRMKFFAYQKRSDKEFAVGDMVFLKLQPYRQTLVAIRKNFKLSSKYFGPFEILQRIGAVAYKLKLLVGSRIHPIFHVSQFKKKIGLTVTTFPQLPLVDHNGHFVIEPVALL